From Phragmitibacter flavus, the proteins below share one genomic window:
- a CDS encoding AAA family ATPase, which translates to MTESLDTVKSALAEARAEIAKVIIGQQHVIDHALIAIFTGHHVLVEGVPGVGKTLLVRTLAKVLGGDFARIQFTPDLMPADITGTSVFNLKDNDFVLVKGPVFTSFLLADEINRAPAKTQSALLQAMQERLVTIDNETHELSSSFTVFATQNPVEYEGTYPLPEAQKDRFMFKVNVGYPDRNEELSLANRMLGIASPEAVLGSGEGREGVTADRILALRQALQGVTVREELVAYVVDMVRATREHEAVLVGAGPRATQSLILASRARAALDSRDFVTPDDVRTLAEPVLGHRLILRPEFEIEGLTIGELIGRVLEAVPVPR; encoded by the coding sequence ATGACTGAATCGCTGGATACTGTAAAAAGCGCGCTCGCTGAAGCGCGGGCTGAGATTGCCAAGGTTATTATTGGACAGCAGCATGTGATCGATCACGCGTTGATCGCGATCTTTACCGGTCATCATGTATTGGTGGAAGGCGTGCCTGGGGTGGGGAAAACGTTGCTGGTGAGGACACTGGCCAAGGTGTTGGGTGGTGACTTTGCGCGGATTCAGTTCACACCGGATTTGATGCCGGCGGATATTACCGGCACGAGTGTGTTTAACTTGAAGGACAATGATTTTGTGTTGGTGAAAGGGCCGGTGTTTACCAGTTTCCTGCTGGCGGATGAGATCAACCGGGCACCGGCGAAGACGCAGTCGGCCTTGTTGCAGGCCATGCAGGAGCGGTTGGTGACGATTGACAATGAGACCCATGAGTTGTCTTCGAGCTTCACGGTGTTTGCGACGCAGAACCCAGTGGAGTATGAGGGGACTTATCCGCTACCGGAGGCGCAGAAGGACCGGTTCATGTTTAAGGTGAATGTGGGATATCCGGATCGGAATGAAGAGCTGTCGTTGGCGAATCGAATGCTGGGAATCGCTTCGCCAGAGGCGGTGCTGGGGAGTGGTGAGGGGAGGGAGGGGGTGACAGCGGACCGCATTCTCGCATTGAGGCAGGCATTGCAGGGCGTGACGGTGCGCGAGGAGTTGGTGGCGTATGTGGTGGACATGGTGCGCGCAACTCGGGAGCACGAGGCGGTGCTGGTGGGGGCGGGTCCACGTGCGACGCAGTCATTGATTCTGGCGAGTCGCGCGCGGGCAGCGTTGGATTCGAGAGATTTTGTGACGCCGGATGATGTGCGCACATTGGCCGAACCGGTGTTGGGTCATCGACTGATTTTGCGCCCCGAGTTCGAGA